GTTGAAGCGCCCGCTTTGGGGGCGCAGGCCTTCCAGGTAGGCCAGGGGCGGCTGGTTGCCGGCGAGAAAATCGATTACCAGGCGACCGCGGCTTGGGGCATTGGCCTTGAGCGCCGCCGGGTCGCGGTAGTTGGTGATGGCGGCCCACCGTCCGTCGGCAGCAGCTCCCATCCAGGTGCCGCGGGCCTTCAGGTCGCGGCCGGCCAGGATCTTCTTTTGATCCTGCCAAAAGCCCAGCGGGGCTGTGGGCCTGGCATAGAACTCATCGCGATTGGCGGCCAAAACCAGCGGATAATCCGGACGGATCCGGTAGGCGAAGAGAATCAAGCACATTGCGTCCCCATTGACCAGAGATTCGGAATTATGATAGTTATCAAAATTTGATTTGTTAACAGAAAATCTTTTCATACGACAAAAAGGGAGGAAGTCAACATGCGTGAGGTGGTCTTGGTTAGCGGAGCGCGGACGGCCATCGGGGCCTTCGGCGGCGGGCTGAAAACAGTGTCGGTGGTGGATCTGGGTGCGCTGGTCATGAAGGCGGCCCTCAAGAGAGCCGGGTTGCGGCCGGAGCCGGGTGCGGATGTGCAGGCGCTGGCGCCGGACAAATTGCAGGGCCGGGGGCTGGCGGAGCCGGAAAAAGCCGGCCACGATTGGGACGCGGGCGCCACGCCGGTTAACGTCGACGAGGTCATCATGGGTAACGTCCTGCAGGCCTGCCAGGGCCAGAACACCGCCCGCCAGGCCATGATCCGCGCCGGCATTCCCAAGGAAACCCCGGCCTTCACGATCAACAAGGTCTGCGGCTCGGGCCTCAAGGCGATCGCTCTCGCGGCCGACGCCATCCGCTGCGGGGACGCCGACGTGGTCGTTGCCGGCGGGCAGGAGAACATGAGTCTCGCTCCCATGGCGCTGCCCAAGGCTCGCTGGGGCCACCGCATGGAACTCACCGGCACCGGCGAGATCTACGATCTGATGGTCTTCGACGGCCTTTACGAAATTTTCTACGGCTACCACATGGGCATCACTGCCGAAAACATCGCCGCCACCTACGCCATCAGCCGCCGCGAGCAGGACGAACTGGGCGTGCTCAGCCACAGCCGGGCTCGCAAGGCCATCACCGACGGCCTTTTTGCCCAGGAAATCGAACCGGTGGTGATCAAGAGCCGCAAGGGGGATATCGTTTTCGATACCGATGAGCGCCCCATGGACACCAACCTCGAGAAGATGGCCAAACTGCGGCCGGCCTTCAAATCCGACGGCAGCGTGACCGCCGGCAATGCCTCCGGCATCAACGATGCGGCCGCCGCGGTGGTTTTGATGAGTGCCCAAAAGGCCGCCGAACTGGGCCTGGAGCCGATTGCGCGGATCAAGGCCTACGCCGCTGGCGGGGTGGACCCGGCTTTCATGGGGC
The Desulfobacteraceae bacterium DNA segment above includes these coding regions:
- a CDS encoding acetyl-CoA C-acetyltransferase, coding for MREVVLVSGARTAIGAFGGGLKTVSVVDLGALVMKAALKRAGLRPEPGADVQALAPDKLQGRGLAEPEKAGHDWDAGATPVNVDEVIMGNVLQACQGQNTARQAMIRAGIPKETPAFTINKVCGSGLKAIALAADAIRCGDADVVVAGGQENMSLAPMALPKARWGHRMELTGTGEIYDLMVFDGLYEIFYGYHMGITAENIAATYAISRREQDELGVLSHSRARKAITDGLFAQEIEPVVIKSRKGDIVFDTDERPMDTNLEKMAKLRPAFKSDGSVTAGNASGINDAAAAVVLMSAQKAAELGLEPIARIKAYAAGGVDPAFMGLGVVPAVRKVLKKTGMSVKDLDIIELNEAFAAQAIGCMRELGIATDFPNQLGSGISLGHPIGCTGARQMVTAMNHLKRSGKNSALITMCIGGGMGMAMVIER